In Astyanax mexicanus isolate ESR-SI-001 chromosome 5, AstMex3_surface, whole genome shotgun sequence, a single window of DNA contains:
- the dph3 gene encoding DPH3 homolog, with amino-acid sequence MSVYHDEVEIEDFEFDEETETYYFPCPCGDRFAITKEDLENGEEVATCPSCSLIVKVIYDKEQFMCGEVIDAPTASETKLEVA; translated from the exons ATGTCTGTTTATCACGACGAGGTGGAAATAGAGGATTTCGAGTTTGACGAGGAAACGGAGACCTACTACTTCCCGTGTCCGTGTGGAGACAGATTCGCCATCACCAAG GAGGATTTGGAAAATGGTGAAGAGGTGGCCACCTGTCCGAGCTGCTCATTAATAGTTAAAGTAATTTACGACAAG GAGCAGTTTATGTGCGGGGAAGTCATCGATGCTCCAACTGCATCAGAAACCAAACTGGAGGTGGCCTAG